The region GTGATGAGGTCGACCTATCACGCATTCCGGTCCTGAAATGCTGGCCACTGGACGGCGGGCCTTTCGTCACCCTACCGCTGGTCATTACCAGAGATCCGGAGACCGGCGAGCGCAACATGGGCATGTACCGCATGCAGGTCATGAGCAAAAACACCACCGGTATGCACTGGCAGCGGCACAAGACCGGGACCCGGCACCTGGAGAAGGCCAGGCAGAAAGGGGAGAGGTTGCCGGTGGCAGTGGCCATCGGCGGCGATCCGGCGCTGATCTATGCCGCGACCGCACCGCTGCCGCCCATTCCCGGCCTTGACGAATTCGCCCTGGCTGGATACCTGCGGGGCCAGCGCTACCCGGTCGTCAAGGGCGTCACGGTGGACCTGGACGTGCCCGCCAACGCGGAATTCATCCTGGAAGGCTACGTGGACCCCCAGGAGGACTGGGTGGTCGAAGGACCGTTCGGGGACCACACCGGGTTCTACACGCTTCCTGACCTGTACCCCCTCTTTCATGTCACCGCGGTGACCATGCGCCGGCAGCCGGTGTACCCGGCAACCATCGTGGGCCGCCCACCCATGGAAGACGCCTACCTGATCGAGGCCTCCGAGCGGCTGTTCCTGCCGGCGGCCCAGCTGATCCTGCCGGAAATCGTGGACTATCACATGCCTCCAGCCGGGGTGGCCCATAACCTTGTTGTAGTCAGCATCAGGAAGGAGTTTCCTGGGCAGGCTTATAAGGTGGCCAACGGCCTGTTTGGTCTGGGGCAGATGATGTTTGCCAAGGTCATCATCGTGGTGGACGAGCACGTCAAGGTGCACGACATGGACGCCGTATGGCGTGAGGTCAGCCAGAAGGCCGTGCCCGGACGCGACACCCTGACCACACGCGGTCCTATTGATGTCCTCGACCATTCCAGCCGTGGCTGGGGATACGGCGGCAAACTGGTTATCGACGCCACCACCAAGCGGCCTGAAGAGATTGGCAGCAACGTGAGCAGCCGGGACGCGCAGGCCGCAGATGTGAGTCCCGAAACGTTTGTGCCCCATGTGTCAACAGAGCTGCCTGAATTCGAAGGCGTGCTGGTCCAGCGTCAGACCCCTGACGGCTACTGGCTGGTGGCGCTGAACAAAACCCGCGCCGGACAGGCTCAGGAACTGGCCGAAGCATTTGCCGCACATCCAGCCGCCCGGGGCGTACGTCACCTGCTGATCTGTGATGAGGCGACAGAT is a window of Deinococcus deserti VCD115 DNA encoding:
- a CDS encoding menaquinone biosynthesis decarboxylase, giving the protein MAFPDIQSFMHLLEQRGELLRVSTPVSSELEITEIADRLVKKGGPAVVFEQVRGSEFPVVMGLMGTRERTALALGVPDLNDLAAKVRHLIDLKGSGGMLGMLGNLPKLRDAMNLPPRRVRSAPVQEVVWRGDEVDLSRIPVLKCWPLDGGPFVTLPLVITRDPETGERNMGMYRMQVMSKNTTGMHWQRHKTGTRHLEKARQKGERLPVAVAIGGDPALIYAATAPLPPIPGLDEFALAGYLRGQRYPVVKGVTVDLDVPANAEFILEGYVDPQEDWVVEGPFGDHTGFYTLPDLYPLFHVTAVTMRRQPVYPATIVGRPPMEDAYLIEASERLFLPAAQLILPEIVDYHMPPAGVAHNLVVVSIRKEFPGQAYKVANGLFGLGQMMFAKVIIVVDEHVKVHDMDAVWREVSQKAVPGRDTLTTRGPIDVLDHSSRGWGYGGKLVIDATTKRPEEIGSNVSSRDAQAADVSPETFVPHVSTELPEFEGVLVQRQTPDGYWLVALNKTRAGQAQELAEAFAAHPAARGVRHLLICDEATDVADLGDVWWTILNNVDPERDVCPVTSQGGTLLAWDGARKLPEEGFVREWPPKIVMDEQIQRRVDARWHLYGLPERWR